In Neofelis nebulosa isolate mNeoNeb1 chromosome 10, mNeoNeb1.pri, whole genome shotgun sequence, one DNA window encodes the following:
- the LOC131486796 gene encoding uncharacterized protein LOC131486796, which yields MCSPPRLPARPWLGPGRCSKPLCLFFSLSPDMAAVTWLFSLPLAADREEGEQEAQVALGMQRVLQSLGHAAEKLGQTVGRLRGQEEETWLQQSRGQSPQIWNRLRKVVQHLSDEFQEVVRERQSFLDRALGHLQYQRELSRLHLLHTQIVASGAPACLENYPGDKFYGTVTASLRDQAAACPLLIPFLKSLTAVLVGAQGYGPGPEDQGPGTDTDKVDIAWTSPVFSTLKKVDIWSQARKEEAELQAQLHHQQAPENCLQDVPKPQIMLKEELIAVQATDLSAREFVVYQYGLSILDLLTPQLQAPEITLQIASHLPAMDASENAFEGSFFFQSAENILFVGRESLASVGSFILLLIHCLAHIAAKDFHQDSDPAFLRSFYKVFLKCTVFFASLPE from the exons ATGTGCTCAcctcccaggctcccagccagGCCCTGGCTCGGACCTGGCAGGTGCAGTAAACCACtgtgtcttttcttctccctgtccCCAGACATGGCTGCCGTTACatggctcttctctctgccccttgcagcagacagagaggagggggagcaggaggcACAGGTGGCGCTAGGCATGCAGAGAGTCCTGCAGAGTTTAGGACACGCAGCAGAGAAGCTGGGACAAACGGTGGGCCGGCTGCGGGGCCAGGAGGAGGAGACGTGGCTACAGCAGAGTAGGGGTCAGAGCCCCCAGATCTGGAACCGTCTCAGGAAG GTGGTTCAGCATCTCTCTGATGAGTTTCAGGAGGTGgtaagggagagacagagctttCTCGATCGAGCCCTCGGTCACTTACAGTACCAACGGGAGCTTAGCCGCCTCCACCTCTTGCACACCCAG ATTGTTGCCTCAGGAGCCCCTGCGTGTTTGGAGAATTACCCTGGAGACAAATTCTATGGAACAGTCACAGCTTCTCTAAGGGACCAGGCTGCTGCCTGCCCACTCTTGATCCCCTTCCTGAAGAGCCTCACTGCAGTGCTAGTGGGAGCTCAAGGTTATGGTCCAGGACCAGAGGATCAGGGGCCAGGAACAG ATACAGATAAAGTTGACATCGCGTGGACCTCACCAGTCTTTTCTACCCTGAAGAAAGTAGACATCTGGTCCCAAGCCCGCAAGGAGGAAGCTGAACTACAAGCACAACTGCATCACCAACAAG CCCCAGAAAACTGTTTGCAGGATGTCCCGAAACCTCAGATAATGCTGAAGGAAGAGCTTATCGCTGTGCAAGCCACAGACCTTTCTGCCAGGGAGTTTGTGGTTTACCAGTATGGCCTCTCCATCCTGGACCTCCTCACCCCCCAGCTTCAG GCTCCTGAAATCACCCTGCAGATTGCTTCTCATCTGCCTGCCATGGACGCCTCAGAAAATGCCTTCGAAGGCTCCTTCTTCTTTCAG AGCGCTGAAAACATACTGTTTGTTGGGAGAGAGTCTTTGGCATCTGTGGGAAGCTTCATTCTGCTGCTGATCCACTGCCTGGCCCACATCGCTGCCAAGGACTTCCACCAGGACTCAGACCCTGCCTTTCTGAGGTCATTTTACAAGGTATTTCTAAAATGCacagttttctttgcttctctcccAGAATGA
- the BTG4 gene encoding protein BTG4, whose amino-acid sequence MRDEIATAVFFVTRLVKKHDKLSKQKIEDFAEKLTTILFETYRSHWHADCPSKGQAFRCIRINNSQDKDPILERACAESNVDFSHLGLPKEMTIWVDPFEVCCRYGEKNHPFTIASFKGRWDEWELSQQVSCAVNRATLDYASGISSDEESCNKEPQIIPKVSNPKSIYQVENFKQSFQSWFHVSRKKNMADGRMGLLGNAYALHKNHKRQRPAAIYRVDRYHWVNTNR is encoded by the exons ATGAGAGATGAAATTGCAACAGCCGTTTTCTTTGTCACAAGATTGGTGAAAAAACATGATAAACTGAgtaaacagaaaatagaagactTTGCAGAAAAGCTGACGACAATCTTGTTTGAAACCTACAGAAGTCACTGGCACGCCGACTGCCCTTCTAAAGGGCAAGCGTTCAG GTGTATCAGGATAAATAATAGTCAGGATAAAGATCCCATTCTAGAAAGGGCTTGTGCTGAAAGTAACGTGGATTTTTCTCACCTGGGACTTCCAAAGGAGATGACCATATGGGTAGATCCCTTTGAAGTGTGCTGTAG gTACGGTGAGAAAAATCATCCATTTACAATTGCTTCTTTTAAAGGCAGATGGGACGAATGGGAGCTTTCCCAACAGGTCAGCTGTGCTGTGAATCGAGCTACATTAGACTACGCCTCTGGCATTTCCTCTGATGAAGAAAGTTGTAACAAAGAACCGCAGATCATTCCTAAAGTCAGCAATCCAAAGAGTATTTATCAG gttgaaAACTTTAAACAGTCCTTTCAATCTTGGTTCCATGTCTCCCGCAAAAAGAATATGGCAGATGGCCGTATGGGCCTCCTAGGAAATGCTTATGCATTGCATAAAAATCATAAGCGTCAGAGGCCTGCTGCTATCTACCGGGTAGACAGGTACCACTGGGTCAACACTAACCGATAA